The window CTTGAGCCAGGCCAGCACCTGCGCCGGCGCCCAGCACCACGGCGACCTGGGTCTCGGCCTGGAACTTCTGAGCCGCGGCGAACTTCTCGGCATCGGCGAACACATCGGGGTGCTGCAGCATGCGCGAGGCCGTGCCCACTTCGATCTCGTGTTCATCGCCGGGCGTCCACACGATACCGGTCTTGTCGATGAAGGCACGTTCGGCATCCTTGGCGCCGACGTAGCGAATTCTTGTCATGGTGTGCTCCTTTTGAGGAATGAAAAAGGGCCGGCCACCATGGCCAGCCCTTCGGGGTTGCAGTCGGATGCGACGGGTTACTTCTGGCCGACGCAGTTGTAGCCAGCGATCATGTGGATCTCGGGGTTACCCGCGATGCCGGCGGGCGCCGTGCCCACCACGAGCTGCACGTACACATCCTCTTCGAACTTGATCGGCTTGAACGCGCACACCAGACGGCCGCCGGCCTGGCCGGTGGTCTGGCCAGCGGCGGCGAAGTAGGTGGCGTTGGGCGCGAGCGAGCTGTTCGGATCGACCGGGCGATAGCCGACGCTGAACACGAAGGCCGCGCCGGTGTCGCAGTCGTCGATCTGCAGGGCCAGGCTGGCGACCTGCGCACCACCGGGGATGCGAAAGTCGATGGTGTCGCCCGCGGCCGGCACGCCCAGACCTGGCGCGGCGCCCAGGATCACCTTGTCGGTGTTGTAGTGGGCGCGACCGTCGTTGTCCATGAACTGCGGTGCAGTCGCCTTGAGTGCTTTGATGGAAGCCATGAATTACTCCTGAAATGGGAAGGGAATGCGAACGGGGCCGGAGCCCCGTCGATGGCGTCAGCGGCTTAGCTGACGTTGCGGCGCTTGACCACGCTGTCGATGACGGCCACACCGAAGTCGGTGGGCTCCAGGTCGCCGGAGGGGTTCGGCAGAGACCAGCGCAGCTTTTGCTCGGCGCCCATCACCTCGCCGGCCAACTCGAGGTTGCGGCCGAAGTTGGTGTAGTTCTCCAGCAGCGAGTAGGTTTCCTCGCTGGTGCGGTTCGCGCCGGAGGCGATGCCCAGGGCTTGCGCACCCAGGAACAGCGAGCGGCTGACCTGGTGCGTGGTGCTCAGGCCGGCAGCAATCGTCACAGCCGATTCCGTGGCGGTCAGCCGGTTGGCTTGCGTCACGATGTTGGTCTGCTCGCTGGCGTTGAAGCGGATGCCGAACTGCATCTTGCGCATCAGGATGCCGTTCCAGAGGATCGGCGAGCCCGAGAACAGCGGATGCCGCTTCAGGTCACCGTATTCGGCGCGCTTCATCGCGTTGACCTCGAAGGTCCGGATGTTGTTGCTCGACGTGGTGTCCGTGATCATGGCGTCCCAGGCCAGCTCGTCCATCAGCAGGATGCCCTTGATAGGGTCATCGCCGGCGGCCGGGTCGCCAGGGATCTGGATCGGCGCCATCTTCACGGCCATTTCGCCCCAGATCGCGGCCAGCTCGTCGATGCAGGAGAGCTTCAGCAGGTCGGTGGTCGCCAGCGATGCGAGCTGCGCGCCGCCCTGCGTCAGGCCGCCGGCGTTCACCACGAAGTGGCGGTTGAACGTCGGGGCGCGGACGGTGTTGACCATCTGCTCGACGAACTCGGGATCGCTGGTCAGCGGCAGGATCCAGTCGGTGCTGTCCTGGTTGCCACGGGCACCGGCCAGGTGCGTCAGGCAACGCTGCCACCGGAAGCGCGGCATGCCGGACTTGAGCTGCGCCAGCGCGTTCTGACGCATGCTGTGCGGCGTGCGCTGCTGGGTCATCTTGCCGCCACCGGACACCGGGAGGGTGGCCATGTCGATCTTGATGTCCTGGGTGCTGTATTTCAGCGCGGCGCCCTTCCCTTCGGCGTTCTGGTCGCCCATGACGGCGCGGAGCTTGACGACGTGCGCGCAGTCGAGCTGCACGGTATCGCCCGGGCCCTTGGCCAGTTCATCGACGCGCACGACGGGCATGTCGGTCGTGGTTTGCTGCTTGGCCAGCTTGTCCATCGCGTCTTTCTCGCTCGGCATTGGGCCGGTGAGCGCCGCGAGGGGCGTGGGCTGGCGCACTGCCATGGCCGAGAGGGCCTTGGAGTACTGCTTGTTGGCAAGAGGATTGCCGGATGGCACGGAGGTGTTGGACATTTCGGGTTCCTATGAAATGGAATGGCCGTCACATCCGAGGCAGCGAGCGAATGATCTCTTCGTCGCTCATCCTCGAATAGTCGGGCTCGGTCTTGTTGGGCAGTGCCCCGCCCTTGAAGTCGCTGATCTGCTGGGGCGACTGCGTGGGCGCAGCGGCGATCACCGCCTGCGGGTCTTTGCGTTGGGTCTGAGGAGCGGGTGCCGCTTCGGCGAGGACGCGCCGCGTGACTTCGACCAGCCGATCGGCCAGCGGACGGTTCTGCCAGGCGGGTTCCACCTTCAGCAGCTCGTCGTGTTCGATGGCGCGGGCAAACTTGTCCTGCGCATCCGGGTCGTATTGCCACGCCACCAACTGGGGCACCGTGTCGATCGCGTCCTGGATGCTGGGGTCCTCGTACGTGGGCGGGACGAAGCCTTCTTCGACGGGCTGGCGCAGGCTCTCCACCTGGCCTTCCAACTGGCGATTGCGTCGGGCGACCTTGGCCACGACCGGAAAGTCCTTCTCCAGGTCTGCCAGCTCCTCGTCGGAGATGCTGGTGTCTGGTGGGGCCTTGCCGGCCTTGATGTC of the Rhodoferax koreense genome contains:
- a CDS encoding DUF4043 family protein: MSNTSVPSGNPLANKQYSKALSAMAVRQPTPLAALTGPMPSEKDAMDKLAKQQTTTDMPVVRVDELAKGPGDTVQLDCAHVVKLRAVMGDQNAEGKGAALKYSTQDIKIDMATLPVSGGGKMTQQRTPHSMRQNALAQLKSGMPRFRWQRCLTHLAGARGNQDSTDWILPLTSDPEFVEQMVNTVRAPTFNRHFVVNAGGLTQGGAQLASLATTDLLKLSCIDELAAIWGEMAVKMAPIQIPGDPAAGDDPIKGILLMDELAWDAMITDTTSSNNIRTFEVNAMKRAEYGDLKRHPLFSGSPILWNGILMRKMQFGIRFNASEQTNIVTQANRLTATESAVTIAAGLSTTHQVSRSLFLGAQALGIASGANRTSEETYSLLENYTNFGRNLELAGEVMGAEQKLRWSLPNPSGDLEPTDFGVAVIDSVVKRRNVS